From Actinopolymorpha cephalotaxi, one genomic window encodes:
- a CDS encoding XRE family transcriptional regulator: MNASVGDLLAIARRARSLTQAQLGEMVNVSQVAINRYEAGERQPDAATVAALAGALGVTEELLRHGDRFRGALGVEAHMRRQKSTKTSQWRRVEALLNLTRVHASFLFEDVSIDAEHRLPTFDPEYTRPEDAARMVCAQWRLPMGPVTNLTRWLESAGCLVVEKDFGTQRIDGASQWVSDHPVILVNQSAPTDRKRLTLAHELGHLALHTDDPHEEMEAQANAFAAEFLMPEGEIRPEVRHLELGTLVDLKREWGVSMQALLERAYRMGQVSAAQRASILKALNARGWKTQEPGSSSLPAEHPQLQKHIGEALTAKGLSDVEIARLAGYANPGDCLFRPSGSHLRAV; the protein is encoded by the coding sequence GTGAACGCCTCGGTGGGTGATTTGCTGGCCATTGCGCGTAGGGCGCGTTCGCTGACCCAGGCGCAGCTGGGCGAGATGGTGAACGTCAGTCAGGTGGCGATCAACCGTTACGAGGCGGGGGAGCGCCAGCCCGATGCCGCCACGGTGGCCGCTCTTGCCGGAGCTTTGGGGGTGACCGAGGAACTTCTGCGGCACGGTGACCGGTTCCGGGGTGCGCTCGGGGTCGAGGCACACATGCGCCGGCAGAAGTCGACGAAGACGTCGCAGTGGCGCAGAGTCGAGGCACTCCTCAACCTGACTCGGGTGCACGCCTCGTTTCTCTTCGAGGATGTGTCGATCGACGCCGAACACCGGTTGCCGACGTTCGATCCGGAGTACACCCGCCCGGAGGATGCCGCCCGCATGGTGTGCGCCCAGTGGCGGCTGCCGATGGGGCCGGTGACGAACCTGACCCGCTGGCTGGAATCAGCCGGGTGCCTGGTGGTTGAGAAGGACTTCGGTACGCAGCGCATTGACGGCGCCTCGCAGTGGGTGAGTGATCATCCCGTGATCCTCGTCAACCAGTCCGCACCCACCGATCGCAAGCGGCTCACCCTCGCCCACGAACTCGGACACCTTGCCTTGCACACCGACGATCCGCACGAGGAGATGGAAGCCCAGGCCAACGCGTTCGCCGCTGAATTCCTCATGCCCGAGGGTGAGATCCGACCGGAGGTACGCCACCTCGAACTCGGTACGCTGGTCGATCTCAAACGGGAGTGGGGCGTCTCGATGCAGGCGCTCCTGGAACGCGCCTACCGGATGGGCCAGGTCTCCGCAGCCCAGCGCGCTTCCATCCTCAAGGCACTCAACGCCCGCGGTTGGAAGACGCAGGAGCCGGGCAGTTCGAGTCTGCCGGCGGAGCATCCCCAACTCCAGAAGCACATCGGCGAGGCCCTTACAGCCAAGGGCCTTTCGGATGTTGAGATCGCGAGACTGGCGGGCTACGCGAACCCGGGTGACTGCCTCTTCCGTCCTTCCGGGTCACACCTTCGCGCCGTATAG
- a CDS encoding phosphotransferase enzyme family protein, which produces MDGAVDVDVAVERGERATPTGELLRAVWMAYDLDGQPPLGDVSGTPEELGIRDLGGSSNLNLLAGRAGRPVVVRVYLPWVDSVRLTDLQRIRGLLREAGVPTPRLLPTANGRPWTSLGGRLVEVEEYVEHDAEMDTWTHLNAGMPTLGRIHSVLDGVDAAPVTRYPGFANAVEAADARAVAARGIARIRSWDDISADVARMCEEAEEIAEFVVTAEAAAPPTHRQLVHGDFWDNNVLFRSGRVAAVLDLDFLGHRPRVDDLALTLFFTDQTILPVEVDQIPLLRGLVDHYDRGLDHPLTPEERAAVPAALARQQLWGFGHVSKLDEKRAKSLVDVMVGEVRRTLRIARDLPGWRAALARRTS; this is translated from the coding sequence GTGGACGGCGCTGTCGATGTCGACGTGGCAGTCGAACGCGGGGAGCGGGCGACCCCGACCGGTGAGCTGCTGCGCGCGGTCTGGATGGCGTACGACCTGGATGGCCAACCCCCGCTGGGCGATGTGTCCGGCACACCGGAAGAACTCGGCATCCGTGACCTCGGTGGCAGTTCGAACCTCAACCTGCTTGCCGGACGCGCCGGGCGCCCCGTGGTGGTTCGCGTGTACCTGCCCTGGGTCGACTCGGTCAGACTGACCGACCTCCAACGGATCCGCGGCCTGCTGCGGGAGGCGGGCGTCCCCACCCCACGCCTACTTCCCACCGCGAACGGTCGGCCCTGGACGTCGCTCGGAGGACGTCTGGTCGAGGTCGAGGAGTACGTCGAACACGACGCGGAGATGGACACCTGGACGCACCTGAACGCCGGCATGCCGACGCTCGGCCGGATCCACTCCGTCCTGGATGGTGTCGACGCCGCGCCCGTGACGCGGTACCCCGGGTTCGCGAACGCGGTCGAGGCCGCTGACGCTCGTGCGGTGGCGGCCCGTGGGATTGCGCGCATCCGTTCGTGGGACGACATCAGTGCCGACGTGGCGCGCATGTGCGAGGAGGCGGAAGAGATCGCCGAGTTCGTCGTGACCGCCGAAGCCGCTGCCCCACCGACGCATCGGCAGTTGGTGCACGGTGACTTCTGGGACAACAACGTGCTGTTCCGTTCGGGGCGGGTGGCCGCCGTGCTGGACCTCGACTTCCTCGGCCACCGACCACGTGTCGACGATCTCGCGCTGACGCTCTTCTTCACGGACCAGACGATCCTGCCGGTCGAGGTCGATCAGATCCCCTTGCTACGTGGGCTTGTCGACCACTACGACCGCGGACTCGACCATCCGCTGACGCCAGAGGAACGAGCGGCCGTCCCGGCAGCGCTCGCACGCCAGCAGCTGTGGGGATTCGGGCACGTGAGCAAGCTCGACGAGAAGCGGGCGAAGAGTCTCGTGGACGTCATGGTCGGCGAGGTCCGTCGTACGCTACGGATCGCGCGTGACCTGCCCGGCTGGCGTGCCGCCCTTGCAAGGAGGACCTCGTGA
- a CDS encoding PPOX class F420-dependent oxidoreductase: MSTRTEPVRELPDELRELIESGPMAHLSTINPDGSPQVSVIWIGLDGDEIVSGHMRRGAKLRNVERDPRVVLSFDAPRKPGVFLNPYAVLRARATVEPTEEAWDLLNRLAKVYMAPEAEFPAPRAPGYILRYAVGRIGGVGPWASASH; encoded by the coding sequence GTGAGCACGAGAACTGAACCAGTACGCGAACTACCGGACGAGCTACGCGAGCTCATCGAGTCCGGGCCGATGGCCCACCTGAGCACCATCAACCCCGACGGAAGCCCGCAGGTCTCCGTCATCTGGATCGGCCTGGACGGCGACGAGATCGTCAGCGGTCACATGAGGCGTGGGGCGAAGCTGCGCAACGTCGAACGCGACCCGCGCGTCGTGTTGTCGTTCGACGCACCGAGGAAACCTGGTGTCTTCCTCAATCCGTACGCCGTCCTGCGTGCACGGGCCACCGTCGAGCCGACCGAAGAGGCGTGGGACCTGCTGAACCGCCTCGCCAAGGTCTACATGGCTCCCGAGGCGGAGTTTCCCGCGCCCAGGGCACCCGGCTACATCCTGCGCTATGCCGTCGGCCGTATCGGCGGCGTCGGCCCGTGGGCGTCGGCCTCACACTGA
- a CDS encoding VOC family protein: MQVTGIRANLSVPDIGKARDFYTDYLGLSVEAFNLGWVANFQSPDGEAVVQLVTRDATAPIDSVISAAVGDDIEAAYEDAQRRGYEIVYPLTTEPWGIRRFFVRAPDGNVINVNSHTDE; the protein is encoded by the coding sequence ATGCAGGTCACCGGCATCAGGGCCAACCTGTCGGTCCCGGACATCGGCAAGGCCCGCGACTTCTACACCGACTACCTCGGGCTGAGCGTCGAGGCGTTCAACCTGGGCTGGGTCGCCAACTTCCAGTCACCGGACGGCGAGGCCGTCGTCCAGCTCGTCACCCGTGACGCCACCGCCCCGATCGACTCGGTGATCTCGGCCGCGGTCGGCGACGACATCGAGGCGGCGTACGAAGACGCGCAACGGCGTGGCTACGAGATCGTCTATCCGCTCACCACCGAGCCCTGGGGTATCCGGCGGTTCTTCGTCCGCGCACCCGACGGCAACGTGATCAACGTCAACAGCCACACGGACGAGTGA